The Pyrus communis chromosome 12, drPyrComm1.1, whole genome shotgun sequence genomic sequence agagcCAATAAGGTAAATGTTTCTCATTAAAACTTCAGTCGGTATATGAAAACACACGCAACATGTAGAggttattttggttaatttcaAACACAGGTGGGAACTAGGATATATGTACACAAATAGATATACGACTCCCACCTATCATCCATGCAAACGCGGCATTGGTCGAAAAAAGCCAAAATCCTGGAATGGGGACTTCTTCTCATCACGGGGTTGCCGGTGGTGCGACTAGGATGGGAATGGCCGTATACGCCTCTTCCTCACATCTACTCATCACGTGATGAGTACAGATGATGCGGTTGTGAGAGGGAGGCGTACATGAACGGCCAAAACTTtcccaaaaacaataaaaaatgcgGAGTCGTAGCGAATAAGTTTGAATACTCTAGAGTTGAGGGCATAATGGAAAGACATAAAATCCAAGACAAGTGAAAGCAGCAAAGACATTGTTGGAAACCACATGCTCAATTGCTAATTTTGTAAAccgggttttttttgtttttgtttttttattttttgttttgggagtTAGAGTGATATTGTCGTTAAGTTAGAAATTAGTTTGCAACTGATGGGATTCGAACCCCCGCCGTCATGCAAGGATATCATTTCTCTCCACCAATGTGGTAGAGGGCCACCTGCTAGCCAAGAAAACTTAAAATTCCTGAGATATTTTCTGATCCACAAAAATGCGGTGTCGTCTAACACACATAGACCAAACACAACCCTAGCTAGCTTGTTTGTGGGTTTTCTCTACACTGTTCAAAACAAAACCACCCAATGCTTATCACACCCAATTATAGACATAGGCCCGACGtttcgtttgtttttttcacagataaacaagcatttgaaaaagaaaaagaagaatagAATACCTACAGATATTCGTTCATGCTagccaatgttttaaaaggcaaaGGTAAAGGCCTAGGCAAGGTGTTTATGGATAGTCCCGTCTAGATGAAAGTTTTGAGGTGTAAGGTGAAGCCTTAAGGGACCTAAATAATTGGGGACTGTTATGAGTATAATTGGGGATAGCCGtggattattaaaaaaaattgaaaaaacaagGGACTATTGtgtgttataaaaaaaatgaacttgGCGAAAACGATGTTGTTTTGGGccaaatcattttaaaaaattaaaaaattgtctAAAATGATGTCGTTTTAAACCAAGtctttagaaaaaagaaaaagaaaatcttcTTCTTTATGGTCATCTTCTTCTTGAAGATGCTGTTGCACTGTTACAGTTAACTAGAGGATAGAGCCCTTCGACTTCAATTTTAGATTGTTGATCGATTTGGGAATGCCCAATCAACCGCCTTCAGCCGTCTAGGCAAGTTTTCGCCTACGCGCATTGGGCAAATAATCACTCCTGACCCACCTCTGAAGTCGCCTAGGCACACCTcggatgtttttattttttatttttttagtaaacgatattatctacacgaGTATAGGAAtgagcttaacctcacaataaactattaaaaaatgtggttcaattttgcctttggcgagaatcgaacctaagacctctcacttacaagaaaagaagaataccactaaactgtgGTACTAAGTGACCGCTTGATGCTAGCAATTACATTCTAGATCTTTAGAAGAGTGGTATGGAGCCGCATTTCATTATTAACGTACAATAAAAAGCTTAAAACATGCACAACCAAAACCATACAACAGTTCATAAACAGTTTGATGTGCTCCAGCAATTACATTCTAGACAAGGGAAGCAATCGAAACAAAAGCTTTAGCTCCATCACTTCACGCGGGTTTAATGGTAAATGAACAAAACTTAGATGCAAAACATGGAAAATGACAGATTTTGGTCCAAAAATATCAGACGAGATGAATCATCAGTTGAAGATATTTTCATCTTTAGAGAGAGGAGCTCAAGATATATCAAAATATCACAAGAGCTAGCTCAAGATATTTTAATCGCATAAGAATATCCAACAAAGATTCATGCATGAATGCTTGCGGCTTCAAGTGTGTTAAGCAtactaaaatatttataatCTATCCAAATCTTATGACTAATATACCCTTGAAAGTTGTCCCATAAGTCAAGGCCAAAAACACAGGAGAAACAAAACCAGTACAAATTAAAGGCGgttcaaaaattttaattagttttaaaatttcCACATGTACTACAATTTAAGAGAAAactgtagcaatgatcctttaACTTTAACGTAATTGGAGCGTTGGTtttttaactcatcaaaatgtgtagctatggtcattttcgtcaacttcgtcataACCACTGTTGACATGACTTGTGGTTGAagaaccattactacaattggaTTAAAGCTGAGGGATCATTTTTCtaattagattaaagttgaggaaccacTCCGATTGAATTAAAGTTAAGAACAATTTTCACTTTTGTTTTCTATATTTCTACCTTGATTAGCCTCACGTATATGGTACGTAACTCATTTTTACAAAAGTTCTAATGAAGTGATAAAAAAGACTATAGCTGTATGTTTTTATGAGTTAAGAGAtcaatgattatgaatttttagttaaaaaatcattattctaatttaattaatattgagAGACCACTGCTATAATTTGCTTCCAATTTAAACGCCAAAGTTCCGTGTAACCAAGAAGGAAATTCACATTTTCCTGGAAATTGTAAGAATGGAAGAGGTGTAACCACGTATGGAGAAAATGACTGAAAAAAAGTGAGCTGAGTCGGaccaacaaataaaataaaatatgagctGAGCTGCTTTGACCTCTTACACTTTTGTTTTCTATATTTCTCTTTTGATTTAGCCTTGTGTACATTGCAAGTAACTCATTTTGATAGAAATTCTGATAAAGTTGATAAAAAATATCATAACTTCATGTTTTTATAAGTTAAAAGAtcaatgattatgaatttttaattaaaaaaatcattattccaaTTCAGTTAACGTTAAGAGACCACTATTACAATTTGCTTCCAATTTAAACGCCAAATTCCGTGTGACCAAAAAGGAAATTCACATTTTCCTGGAAATTGTAAGAATGGACGAGGTGCAACCACGTATAGAGAAAATGACTGAACAAAGTGAGCTGAGCTGCTTTGATCTCTTGCACTTTTTATCATTTCAACTGGATCCCACCAAACCGGCCATTCCTCAAGAGggaatttaattttataaataagcaCGCAACCCCTTCATCCATTCTCatcattttttctctcttcccttcccttccATTCAAAACCCAAAACACAATTCAGAAAATACAATGACGTTAACTCTCCGTTCTTCAACTTCGTTCGTCAATCTTAAAGACCATAAGGGCCTTAAAACCTCCGGCGACTCCCCCGGCACGATATGCTTTGCGCAAATCAAGCCATCATGCTGTGTCCGGGCAAAGAGTTCAATGCAAGAAACACGGCTCTTGCACGAGAACTTAATGACCATCTCTGATGGAAGGAGAGAGTTGCTTCATGCACTCCCAGGTATTGCTCACACCAGCTCCGACAACAAGGTGCCTGTGTACGTGATGCTTCCGCTTGATACGGTGAGTCACGGAGGGCATTTGAATAAGCCGAGAGCAATGAATGCGAGTTTGATGGCCCTGAAGCAAGCAGGGGTTGAAGGAGTTATGGTGGATGTGTGGTGGGGATTGGTGGAGGAGGACGGACCTTCCAAGTACAACTGGGAAGGGTATGCCGAGCTTGTGCAGATGGTGCAAAAGCACGGCATGAAGATCCAAGTCGTCATGTCTTTTCATCAGTGCGGAGGAAATGTTGGAGACTCATGCAGGTGTGTTTGGTGGTTCTAATTGCAGTATATGATGTTTAATGTTCTCTATAACTTACACAACACAAACAGCCATGTTATTAGATTTTTAATGGAACATGCAGAGTTTGATCTAACTCCACCTAGTGTGGATTTATGCAGCGATTCACTAATTAAAGCacaaattttatgaattttcagCATTCCTTTACCTCCATGGGTGCTTGAAGAAGTCAGCAAGAACCCTGACCTTGTTTACACAGACAAATCAGGCAGGAGGAATCCTGAGTACATATCCTTGGGATGTGATTCATTGCCTGTTCTCGGAGGAAGAACTCCCATTCAGGTCTACACCGATTACATGAGGAGCTTCCACGACAGATTCATTGACTGCTTGGGCGACGTTATTGTGGTAATTATCTGCAACAAAAATGTTATAACTCAACTTTATGCTATTATTTTTGAAGTAGAAATTCAGAAGTTCAAAAAACTAGACATGAAGAGATTTTTGCCAACATTCGTCTCAAATTACAAGGGACTTGTTTCAAAGTTGGAAACTCAATTCCATTTACTTGCACAGGAAATTCAAGTAGGCATGGGTCCTTGTGGGGAGCTCAGATATCCAGCTTATCCAGAAAGCAACGGAACTTGGAGGTTTCCTGGAATCGGGGAATTCCAATGTTATGACAAGGTAATTATTCTGAATAGAAGCCTTTATTCCATTTCTACTGACCAATTAAATGACCCTAAACCGAACCACATCATATttcgataatttttttttttttttttgatattcGTTATTCCTAAACAAGTTTTTATGCCATGCAGTACATGAGAGCTTCCTTGGAAGCATCAGCAGAGGCACTGGGGAAGAGAGATTGGGGAAGAAGTGGACCCCATGACTCCGGCCAGTACAATCAATTTCCTGAAGACACCGGATTTTTCAAAAGAGAGGGAACATGGAACACCGAGTATGGACAGTTCTTCCTGGAATGGTACTCCGGAAAGTTACTAAGACACGGAGATAGAATATTGTCAGCTGCGAAAGGAGTATTCCAAGGATCTGGAGCTAAACTATCCGGAAAGATTGCTGGGATTCACTGGCACTACGGATCAAGATCACATGCGGCTGAATTAACTGCAGGCTACTACAACACTAGACACAGAGATGGTTACGTACCAACAGCCAGGATGTTCAGCAAAAACAGGGTTGTATTAAACTTCACCTGCATGGAAATGAAAGATAGAGAACAGCCTGAACACGCAAATTGCTCACCAGAAGGTCTGGTGAGGCAGGTAAAGATGGCGACCAAGAGTGCTGGAATTGACCTAGCAGGAGAAAATGCCCTGGAGAGGTATGACACTGGTGCGTTTGCACATGTTTTAGCAACAAGCAGATCAGATTCCGGCAATTCACTAAGTGCATTTACATATCTCCGAATGAACAAGAGATTGTTCGAGGGGGATAACTGGAGGAACATGGTTGAATTTGTGAGAAGCATGGCAGAAGGTGGCCGGAACAGAAGTCTTTCAGAGTGCGACTCTACCGGAAGCGACCTCTTTGTTCGTTTTATCAAAGAGAAGAAAGTCGAGAAAACCAAGGAAACTGTTCTTGTGTAGAGATGCTAGAAATTGGTTGTTTCATTATTTTGTTCCATCACAAGCCTTTGTAGGGTGTGATCTCACCTATATGATCGTTCAGTCTTttaaattggatgaaatatATGGTGGAAACCTCTTGATGGTCATGTCCTGGCTCTGCTTCAACTGGAAT encodes the following:
- the LOC137711112 gene encoding beta-amylase 3, chloroplastic-like — protein: MTLTLRSSTSFVNLKDHKGLKTSGDSPGTICFAQIKPSCCVRAKSSMQETRLLHENLMTISDGRRELLHALPGIAHTSSDNKVPVYVMLPLDTVSHGGHLNKPRAMNASLMALKQAGVEGVMVDVWWGLVEEDGPSKYNWEGYAELVQMVQKHGMKIQVVMSFHQCGGNVGDSCSIPLPPWVLEEVSKNPDLVYTDKSGRRNPEYISLGCDSLPVLGGRTPIQVYTDYMRSFHDRFIDCLGDVIVEIQVGMGPCGELRYPAYPESNGTWRFPGIGEFQCYDKYMRASLEASAEALGKRDWGRSGPHDSGQYNQFPEDTGFFKREGTWNTEYGQFFLEWYSGKLLRHGDRILSAAKGVFQGSGAKLSGKIAGIHWHYGSRSHAAELTAGYYNTRHRDGYVPTARMFSKNRVVLNFTCMEMKDREQPEHANCSPEGLVRQVKMATKSAGIDLAGENALERYDTGAFAHVLATSRSDSGNSLSAFTYLRMNKRLFEGDNWRNMVEFVRSMAEGGRNRSLSECDSTGSDLFVRFIKEKKVEKTKETVLV